Proteins encoded together in one Alphaproteobacteria bacterium window:
- a CDS encoding BolA family transcriptional regulator: MYQNIIETKLTQQLNCSALEVINESHLHAGHNGFSGEGESHFRIKISATEFNQLSRVAIHRKINSILKAELTEIHALAIEII, translated from the coding sequence ATGTATCAAAATATTATTGAAACAAAATTAACTCAGCAGCTAAATTGTAGCGCATTAGAGGTAATTAATGAATCACATTTACATGCAGGTCATAATGGCTTTTCTGGCGAGGGTGAATCACATTTTAGAATCAAAATTTCTGCAACAGAATTTAACCAGCTCTCACGCGTTGCAATACATCGTAAAATCAACAGCATTCTTAAAGCAGAATTAACTGAAATTCACGCTTTAGCAATTGAAATCATTTAA
- the grxB gene encoding glutaredoxin 2: MKLYIYDHCPYCVKARMIFGFKNVKVELVTLLNDDEALPIKMIGQKMVPILATENGDYMAESLDIINHIEQNYGAKILTEPKELDIGKIANWLIEIKEYSYKLAMPAWLLVSERKGFLGEFATKGSRAYFQHKKELYIGSFAAHRAEQASYIKEVNKLLVKLEDILHNSESVCANLSLMDIHLYAVIRSLSIIKDLEYGPKLTAYRKFMADFAKVELHDKIAI; the protein is encoded by the coding sequence ATGAAATTATATATATATGATCACTGCCCTTATTGTGTTAAAGCTAGAATGATTTTTGGTTTTAAGAATGTGAAGGTTGAATTAGTAACTTTGTTAAATGATGATGAGGCTTTGCCCATAAAGATGATAGGGCAAAAAATGGTGCCTATTTTAGCCACAGAAAATGGCGATTATATGGCTGAAAGCCTAGATATCATAAATCATATAGAGCAGAATTATGGTGCTAAAATTTTAACTGAACCAAAAGAGCTAGATATTGGTAAAATAGCAAATTGGCTAATTGAGATAAAAGAATATAGTTACAAGCTTGCGATGCCAGCTTGGCTTTTAGTTTCTGAGCGCAAGGGCTTCTTGGGTGAGTTTGCAACAAAGGGTTCTAGGGCTTATTTTCAACATAAAAAAGAGTTATATATAGGCTCTTTTGCGGCGCATAGAGCTGAGCAAGCCAGCTATATTAAGGAGGTAAATAAATTATTAGTTAAATTAGAAGATATTTTGCATAATAGTGAGTCAGTTTGTGCTAATTTGTCGTTAATGGATATTCATTTATATGCGGTAATTAGAAGTTTATCTATAATTAAAGATTTGGAATATGGACCAAAATTGACTGCATATCGCAAATTTATGGCAGATTTTGCTAAAGTAGAATTACATGATAAAATAGCAATTTAG
- the glpK gene encoding glycerol kinase GlpK, translating into MDLIIAIDQGTTSTKAHLINQKAEIIYTARKSISLITPKDGWVEQDPDEILNSVIFCIKDVYHKALKLNCNILTIGLTNQRETTLIWHKKTGKVIYNAISWQDSRTGNELKSLTKKEQDYITEITGLVPSPYFSASKIKWLITHKLKNKNLENYALGTIDSFIIYHLTGKKTHATDTSNASRTMLFDLRKLDFDAKLLKMFHVKHCMLPQVKNSMDHYGTLCPSILGEELAISSVIGDQQAATIGHCCFNEADAKATFGTGCFIMVNTGKKIHKSEAKLLTTILYSKKNEVFYALEGSVFYAGSALNWAKDKLELYSDFAHAEKEVAQLEDNGGVYLVPALSGLGAPYWQDKARGVIIGLSHNTSKAHLLRATFEAIAYQTHDLCAALKQEGFGLDSLNIDGGIASNNWFNQFLCEILAKEVYKPYNLELTSMGAAYLAGLQTGFFTSFAELRKLHKIEQKYTHNKISEKTRKKYISSWKTAISFAIKA; encoded by the coding sequence ATGGATCTAATTATAGCAATTGACCAAGGAACCACCTCAACTAAAGCGCACCTTATTAACCAAAAAGCAGAAATAATTTACACTGCGCGAAAATCTATCTCCCTAATAACTCCAAAAGATGGCTGGGTTGAACAAGACCCTGATGAAATTTTAAACTCTGTAATATTTTGCATAAAAGATGTTTATCACAAAGCGCTAAAATTAAATTGCAACATCTTAACTATTGGACTTACAAATCAACGCGAAACTACTTTAATTTGGCACAAAAAAACTGGCAAAGTAATTTATAATGCAATTAGCTGGCAAGATAGCCGGACGGGTAATGAGCTTAAATCACTCACTAAAAAAGAACAAGATTACATTACTGAAATTACTGGCTTAGTCCCTAGCCCATATTTTTCTGCCAGCAAAATAAAGTGGCTTATTACGCATAAATTAAAGAATAAAAACCTAGAAAATTATGCGCTTGGCACCATTGATAGCTTTATAATTTATCACTTAACTGGTAAAAAAACTCACGCAACAGACACTTCCAACGCTTCAAGAACCATGCTTTTTGACTTAAGAAAACTGGATTTTGATGCTAAATTACTCAAAATGTTTCACGTGAAACATTGTATGTTACCTCAAGTAAAAAACTCTATGGATCATTATGGCACTTTATGCCCTAGCATATTGGGCGAAGAGCTAGCTATAAGCTCAGTTATAGGTGACCAACAAGCAGCAACAATTGGTCATTGTTGCTTTAATGAAGCGGATGCTAAGGCAACTTTTGGCACTGGTTGCTTCATTATGGTAAATACTGGAAAAAAGATCCATAAATCTGAGGCCAAATTATTAACTACTATTTTATATAGCAAAAAAAATGAAGTTTTTTATGCTCTAGAGGGCTCAGTATTTTATGCTGGCTCTGCTTTAAATTGGGCTAAAGATAAATTAGAATTATACTCTGATTTTGCTCATGCAGAAAAAGAGGTGGCACAATTAGAAGATAATGGTGGAGTTTACTTGGTGCCAGCTTTATCCGGACTTGGAGCCCCCTATTGGCAAGACAAAGCTAGAGGAGTAATTATTGGTTTAAGTCATAATACAAGCAAAGCACATTTATTGCGCGCCACTTTCGAAGCTATTGCTTACCAAACTCATGACTTATGTGCGGCACTTAAACAAGAAGGCTTTGGCTTAGATAGCTTAAATATAGATGGAGGTATAGCTTCTAATAATTGGTTTAACCAGTTTCTTTGCGAAATTTTAGCTAAGGAAGTTTATAAACCATATAACCTAGAGCTTACTAGTATGGGCGCCGCTTATTTAGCTGGCCTGCAAACTGGCTTCTTTACATCCTTTGCAGAGCTTAGAAAACTACATAAAATTGAACAAAAATATACACATAATAAAATTAGCGAAAAAACCAGAAAAAAATATATCTCTTCCTGGAAAACTGCTATAAGTTTTGCAATAAAAGCGTAA
- a CDS encoding DUF2237 domain-containing protein has product MSKKEAKNILGAKLEACCYAPMTGFFRDGFCHTNQLDHGTHVVCAVVTDEFLEFSRAKGNDLVTPRLEYQFPGLKAGDSWCLCALRWMEAYENGVAPPIKAEATNEKVFDFIAKEKLEKHYIQ; this is encoded by the coding sequence ATGAGTAAAAAAGAGGCTAAGAACATTTTGGGAGCTAAATTAGAAGCATGCTGCTACGCTCCTATGACAGGGTTTTTTAGAGATGGTTTTTGTCATACTAATCAACTAGATCACGGAACACATGTGGTGTGCGCTGTGGTTACAGATGAGTTTTTAGAATTTTCCAGGGCAAAAGGGAACGACTTGGTTACACCAAGGTTAGAATATCAATTTCCAGGTTTGAAAGCTGGAGACTCATGGTGCTTATGCGCTTTAAGGTGGATGGAAGCATATGAAAATGGCGTTGCTCCACCGATCAAGGCGGAAGCTACAAATGAAAAAGTTTTTGACTTTATCGCTAAGGAAAAATTAGAAAAACATTATATTCAATAA
- a CDS encoding heme-binding protein, with the protein MSFKPAFSKTEEPKYQVLTKENNIEIRNYEANIIAEVTVHGQRKAAASSAFRILADYIFGNNEQNIKISMTAPVRQYLAKADFTPEAKEAWNISFIMPSKFTYAALPAVNNPEIKLRKLNKRKYLVIRFSGLASDGKLKEALEELRYYVKINELRVKESVLFAFYNPPWTLPFLRRNEIMLELIN; encoded by the coding sequence ATGAGTTTTAAACCAGCTTTTAGTAAAACAGAAGAGCCTAAATACCAGGTTTTAACTAAAGAAAATAATATTGAAATTAGAAATTATGAAGCAAATATTATCGCAGAGGTGACGGTGCATGGACAAAGAAAAGCTGCCGCTAGCTCAGCTTTCCGTATATTAGCTGATTATATATTTGGTAATAATGAACAAAATATTAAAATTTCTATGACAGCGCCAGTAAGGCAATATTTAGCAAAAGCAGATTTTACACCAGAAGCCAAAGAAGCATGGAATATTAGTTTTATAATGCCAAGCAAATTTACGTATGCCGCTTTACCAGCTGTAAATAATCCAGAAATTAAGCTAAGGAAGCTAAATAAAAGAAAATATCTAGTTATTAGATTTAGTGGCCTGGCCTCTGATGGTAAGCTAAAAGAAGCGCTAGAAGAATTAAGATATTATGTAAAAATTAATGAATTAAGGGTTAAAGAGAGCGTATTATTTGCCTTTTATAATCCGCCATGGACTTTGCCTTTTTTGCGCCGTAATGAAATAATGTTAGAATTAATAAATTAA
- a CDS encoding TlpA family protein disulfide reductase: MAKESQNFTIISLFAIILAFTGYIVYNKLFKKIELESYDIPKAEIGRISPPEPLPLFNFTDENNKLINIEQYKGKVLIINFWATWCQPCVKELPQFDQMIEIFGEENMAIIPISIDSAVSLTRLKEFYQEHNINNLAIYRDLGLKAYAAVMSYGVPTTLIVDRDLNAHLKVSGYLNWEDPQIMNLLNSL, translated from the coding sequence ATGGCTAAAGAATCACAGAATTTTACTATAATTTCACTTTTTGCAATAATTTTAGCCTTTACAGGTTACATAGTTTATAACAAGCTTTTTAAAAAAATCGAGCTAGAAAGTTACGATATTCCAAAAGCTGAAATTGGTAGGATCTCCCCACCCGAACCTTTGCCTTTATTTAATTTCACTGATGAGAATAATAAATTAATTAATATAGAGCAATATAAAGGCAAAGTATTAATTATAAATTTTTGGGCAACCTGGTGCCAGCCATGCGTTAAAGAATTACCTCAATTTGATCAAATGATTGAAATTTTTGGCGAAGAAAATATGGCTATTATCCCAATCTCAATTGATAGCGCAGTGTCTTTAACTCGATTAAAAGAGTTTTATCAAGAGCATAATATTAATAATTTAGCAATATATAGAGACTTGGGTTTAAAAGCTTATGCAGCTGTTATGTCTTATGGCGTACCCACAACCTTGATAGTTGATCGTGACTTAAATGCACATTTAAAAGTATCTGGTTATTTAAATTGGGAAGATCCGCAAATTATGAATTTATTAAATAGCTTATAA
- a CDS encoding anthranilate synthase component I family protein — MKFRHKLTFNSPLNLANAINRQSDYVAFLYSGAKHSYSGTKSYLAWGVEKLTTSNSELELALTESKDVVENMWFGYFAYEFNHAKQEKLTIAKKSHLNNDELLFFKPKNLIIFEHNTNIAKYYSVNNTSLDINELVPQDHHFTINNLSSNISRTEYLAKVVQIREDISAGSYYQANLTRKFYGEISGQDNFAIFSSLCKESPAPYASYLKLADFEVISSSPERFINIDKSGLANTRPIKGTIKRTSNSKIKLKKSRKDQAENLMIVDLMRNDLGKLAKLNSVTTDSLFDIDSFSNLHHMSSSISAQKNSSSLALITSSLPPGSMTGAPKIASMQAITKLELQQRGVYSGIIGYFGGDGSADFSVVIRTIIIQGNYFEFQVGGGIIYDSEPEKELLETYIKAKAICKTLNISELELDNL; from the coding sequence GTGAAATTTAGACATAAATTAACTTTTAACAGCCCGTTAAATCTAGCCAATGCTATAAACAGACAATCTGACTATGTAGCATTTTTATATTCTGGTGCAAAGCACTCATATAGTGGCACAAAAAGCTATTTAGCATGGGGCGTAGAAAAGCTTACTACATCTAATAGTGAGCTAGAATTAGCTTTAACAGAGTCTAAAGATGTTGTTGAAAATATGTGGTTTGGTTATTTTGCTTATGAATTTAATCATGCGAAGCAAGAAAAATTAACTATAGCAAAGAAGAGTCACTTGAACAACGATGAATTACTGTTTTTTAAACCGAAAAATCTTATAATCTTTGAGCATAACACTAATATCGCGAAATATTACAGTGTAAATAACACAAGCCTAGATATTAATGAGCTAGTTCCACAAGATCATCATTTTACTATCAATAATCTTAGCTCTAATATAAGCCGCACTGAATATTTAGCTAAAGTTGTACAAATAAGAGAAGATATTAGTGCAGGTAGTTATTACCAAGCCAATTTAACTAGAAAATTTTATGGCGAAATTTCAGGGCAGGATAATTTTGCTATTTTCAGCTCTTTATGTAAAGAAAGCCCGGCTCCATATGCAAGCTATTTAAAATTAGCTGATTTTGAGGTTATTTCTTCATCTCCCGAACGCTTTATAAATATTGATAAGTCAGGTTTAGCTAATACAAGACCAATTAAGGGCACTATTAAACGCACTTCAAACAGTAAAATAAAATTAAAGAAAAGCCGCAAAGACCAAGCTGAGAACTTAATGATAGTTGACTTAATGCGCAATGATTTAGGTAAATTAGCAAAACTTAACTCTGTTACCACTGACAGCCTATTTGACATTGATAGCTTCAGTAATTTACACCATATGTCTTCCAGTATCTCAGCGCAAAAAAATAGCTCATCATTAGCCTTAATTACCAGCTCTTTACCACCTGGTTCCATGACTGGCGCTCCAAAAATTGCGTCCATGCAGGCTATTACAAAATTAGAGTTGCAACAAAGGGGGGTATATTCTGGAATTATTGGCTATTTTGGTGGAGATGGCTCAGCAGATTTCTCTGTAGTAATTCGTACTATAATTATTCAGGGTAATTATTTTGAGTTTCAAGTTGGTGGAGGAATAATATATGATTCAGAACCAGAAAAAGAATTATTAGAAACCTACATAAAAGCTAAGGCTATATGCAAGACTCTTAACATAAGTGAATTAGAGCTAGATAATCTGTAA